The Episyrphus balteatus chromosome 3, idEpiBalt1.1, whole genome shotgun sequence genome segment tttcttattaattgacttcaaacacaaaaaaaaatatttgaacacaacggcaacacctacaatattcaaatatacatttttgaaaagctagaagcttagtcatatatgtaaaattaaaattaagttaattgaatgaacggcttttgaaagaatggtaattgaactcagatttttgaaaaaaaaaattattgaaaaaattttaacatgtcgttttttaaacttggtcgtaatataaaatgcatttattttcaaatttctttggccgcatttattatgatttcaaattataaaaggaaatgtcaatatgtattacggtttatgaaaaaaattaaaaagtatttcattttcgaagaactttttttaataaaagttttgaaaaaaaatgtaacctattttttttttttaagttcaacatctaaacataaaattattttttattcatttaataacccttactgttgaaagttaaatagcaaaaatttcaatgcaaaaattcagttttaataaaaaaaaaaaccattgaaattgaagtaatttttcatttttttttttttttcaaaagtgagatatattttaccttttttgcttcgaaattcaactgataatatttatggccaaacattttttttaaataaattcatattttattagaaaaagtttggaaaaaagtcattttaaatttttctaataacatttttttttaattctgagtttgaggaccattttttcaaaaagtcttgattaaatttagtggatttaaatttaagagataagaatgagcttctggctttttaaaaatgtattttaaaatattgtaggtgttgccgttgttttcaaaatattttttttgtgtttgaggtcagaatgttagaaaattgcatttatcgcttaaacgatggaagattgtcccttactgccttttatatattttccttaaattacctagagaatcttttgcaatcatttgttttatgaaatttaagcaaaaaaaatgattttgttaaaaaaaaaattaattttaattttaaaaaacaatacggcaacaccggcaatttttaatctatagactacgtcaaaatcagagctgttcggccgggttccctaataatttgctttagttactctactaataataaattatttgaattgaaaatcataacaaacaataattttttaagttaaagtttCAAAACTGATAGGCAACAGTCAACCCTTTTTTTCCTGATCTTTTTTGTTCTGACCTTTTGCTTTAGTTCATtattcgaaaattaaaaatatggtcACCTTACCAATAGCCCACAAAAAAAGTATCAAGTTATAtgactttttcttaaaattatctTCCATTACTtacagattttcaaatttgtaacgAAAATTGATTTGTTGGGATAGAAGCGACTCTGCTTTTCCGGGTTTATCACAACCAAACGGCGGTTATCTATAAGTGTGCCATTGAGCTCAAGTGCTTTGTTAACAGCTTCAGGACTATCGATAACAATGTAAGCACGATTTGTGAATCCGCCGGGGGGACTGGTGAAGAATACTTCATCTGAattggaataaaataaaattgacctAAGTTTAGCTGGAGCCGGTGCGAAGAGATTTGCTAGATCTCTCCGTGTGTATTTAGGTGGATAATTTGCAACAAAGATAGTGTGACCTAAACCTACATCAGAatctagttgaaaaaaaaaaaaattgtaataagaatttaataagaaaaaaactcaaTCTAAATGAATACCTTctttatcatcatcatcttgtTCTTCGTGTGTTTTTGATTTCTTAGCGGGTTGTTCTTCTGGTCCTGAATCttcttcatcagaatcatcTGCAATTTGCTCCTCTGCGGATTCTTCAATTTCAGATTCATCAGCAATATCCGAGGATGATTCTTCAACAACAACTTCTTCTTTTTTAggctttttgtcatttttctttttagctGGAAGTTCACTCTTCTTGGGTGACTTGGTGGAAACCTCAACTAAAGCAGCAGTTTTTGGATCCTTTAATTTCTTCTTCAACTTTGACACATCATCTTTgtcttttttaatagttttttgtggtttttcttCAGCGGTagaatttgtattttgttttttagatttaatcGTTTTGGTaaccattttttaatgaaattcgtataaaatgcggaaaaatcaaaaaatagcCAAAGTAAAACACTAAACCACGTGGTAAATAGAACtgattgaaaggaaaaaaaaatgacatcgAAGGAAGACGCACAAGCtgaattttcagatttttgttcaTTGAACGCAGATtatcatttgaaaaatattaatgcaGCCTCTACATGAGCAATATTTACAGtgcaggattttttttattttattgtatcaagaaagaaattaatagccctgccctactaacaattttgcttctataatgctttacagaagcaacaattgcatctgtaaagctttatagtgccaaaattgtttgtcgggtgttccattgggaggtggcaaaaaacaactagtagtttactagcgattttcaatggaacgcactcccaacgaattcaatacaaatcgtatctactcgggaagaagagcatgagtaaaTGATAGTACTAgtttaaccaaaacatctactagtagtaaactaccacctccaatggaacagggctaatagcatggaataaaattttgttatgcGAAAGTGCCTGCACGGagaattaaacaattaaaaacaagttATCAAATCCTACTTCTTCTAATGCACTGTCAAATGTAACCTTCGAGTATTTGAATATtcgacattttttatttttgatttttaagcttttaatgttatttatttcaatttttattgtttcatggtcagatattttattatcacaGTCGATTTTCACATCTATTCTATTACACAAGTTAATTTCCGTAAGCACGTAATCGATAAGCGTTCTAGAGTAATTAGTTATTCTTGTTGGTTCCTTCATGAGTTGTAACAGCCCTTCATTTGTTATGATTTCTTAAATAGGGATGAGTcctcaataaaattaaatttaccttacttttctagtaaatttatagaTTTTGATTAACTTAACAGTAGAgccttttttgtttgaatttctaatagaaattactagaattttgaagtctccaaagtcaacagcgaaaataaatgtttatgaaaaaataccatcgggtattatagcaaagaacaaataataaaaatacaaatagaaGATACAAATTCCAGaaaaaacattagaaaataagttttaaagcaaaaacaaaacaaatttaatttcgttcaagatttcgttaacgaaattttgtattgaacatttcgttttgcttcagctgcGTAATAAGCTTTATGCTGGATTTAAATACGTTTGCATTtccagggccctatttcatagaTGATACATCACATACATTacatcccaagtaacaattttacttgcataaggtccattttcttcgattcggcaagctatagtttgtataagtttagtttgaggcttacttacgcaaatcatccattttggaaacaaaggaggtctccttaaggccatctggaagtgtttagaagaagccttgtaaataaaagttaaagaagaccttcataagacctgtttgaaccgttttaaagaagccttctattttcaagagacagaaggctttcataagacctgttccaagaggttcttgtaagtatgcaatgttttcatctctcaagtatgcactgtttttcaccaataagtatgcaaagcttttatcctgcagatatgcaatgtttgtaacactttagaaaaaaacattgcatttttatgtgaggtttcaattagctccctttttgccactcatctttaatattcgagtatggtctactggtaaggtgctggcttggtatgcagagatacgtgggatcgattcctggcggggccatttgtgaaataaaaaaaatgtgttctttttcaattaaaataaaattcttcccatttcagaacgacaggaaaagcattgacatggccaaaaaagaagaaaaacaaattagaaaaaaattaaaagaaaatcaataaaatcttttttttttattcataaattcaacatcttataacaacctccataaggccttattataacatccaatgcaaatgatagtttccttagcgaagctatagtttccctaaaatgtttcattgttttgtaaaaaggcctgcataaggtcgttttacgctgttcgtcacaagctattagcttgtataTTGCCTGTGGAGAAAGGTCTTGGGGAAATTCGTtaatgtgcgccaaaatgatttgcataagacatgtccttcttcttaaaaaagtcaaaaaatacccaagtaacaattttacttgcataaggtccattttcttcgattcggcaagctatagtttgtataagtttagtttgaggcttacttacgcaaatcatccattttggaaacaaaggaggtctccttaaggccatctggaagtgtttagaagaagccttgtaaataaaagttaaagaagaccttcataagacctgtttgaaccgttttaaagaagccttctattttcaagagacagaaggctttcataagacctgttccaagaggttcttgtaagtatgcaatgttttcatctctcaagtatgcactgtttttcaccaataagtatgcaaagcttttatcctgcagatatgcaatgtttgtaacactttagaaaaaaacattgcatttttatgtgaggtttcaattagctccctttttgccactcatctttaatattcgagtatggtctactggtaaggtgctggcttggtatgcagagatacgtgggatcgattcctggcggggccatttgtgaaataaaaaaaatgtgttctttttcaattaaaataaaattcttcccatttcagaacgacaggaaaagcattgacatggccaaaaaagaagaaaaacaaattagaaaaaaattaaaagaaaatcaataaaatcttttttttttattcataaattcaacatcttataacaacctccataaggccttattataacatccaatgcaaatgatagtttccttagcgaagctatagtttccctaaaatgtttcattgttttgtaaaaaggcctgcataaggtcgttttacgctgttcgtcacaagctattagcttgtataTTGCCTGTGGAGAAAGGTCTTGGGGAAATTCGTtaatgtgcgccaaaatgatttgcataagacatgtccttcttcttaaaaaagtcaaaaaatagcttgcattgacccttatgaaagctaaattgttacttgggtagcttgcattgacccttatgaaagctaaattgttacttgggatacgtcatacattaaaatttttttcatacattacacacaattttttgtttcatagatTTCATTGGAAGTA includes the following:
- the LOC129914209 gene encoding uncharacterized protein LOC129914209 yields the protein MVTKTIKSKKQNTNSTAEEKPQKTIKKDKDDVSKLKKKLKDPKTAALVEVSTKSPKKSELPAKKKNDKKPKKEEVVVEESSSDIADESEIEESAEEQIADDSDEEDSGPEEQPAKKSKTHEEQDDDDKEDSDVGLGHTIFVANYPPKYTRRDLANLFAPAPAKLRSILFYSNSDEVFFTSPPGGFTNRAYIVIDSPEAVNKALELNGTLIDNRRLVVINPEKQSRFYPNKSIFVTNLKISASEDQIREIFSSCGRFEDIKISKCTQSNTTSVYIGLADENKVLSALELNGTLVDGQAIQVEKLDIENTVFVGNLNKFTKEDGLRNVFSSCGEVLYVLLKSSRVAYVIFKDAESAAKALKLHNTQLDRQNIKVSKYSSVPIKSKRTFTKTMRRAPIGKKYLGKKFDPNFHKNKAAGIKKVHPGKKVEA